A region of the Pseudoprevotella muciniphila genome:
TTTTATGATAATGTTTCGTTATGTAATGTGATAATAAACAATAATCCCAAGTTGAAGATTGTTGATGCCGAAGACGCAAATTATTATAAAATGGAGTTGTCCAACAGCAATCTGGACGAATTCAAAACTGGATGTTTTGGGGTTCTGCGCTGTCAGAACAATAATATAACGGAACTAAGAGTGACAGGCAGTAATGGTCTTTATGCTAGTGGAAATGGAAATGATAAATTTTCTGATGGCGGCCGCTTATTCTACAATGGAGAGGATGGGAACAGCGTAGACTCTTTGACGATGGATGGTAGCATGGTCGTTGTCATGGACTGTTCAAATCTGGGACTGACTAATGCCACGCTTGACATTAAAAAAGCTTCGTATTTGGAATTTCTGAACGTAAGTTACAACAACATCGACTCGCTCGACCTGTCTAATTGTCCAAGTATAAAAGAAGTCTATTGCCAGGACAACGGCATGACCTCCCTGACGACGAATGCTCCAACTCTTCGGCACCTGGAATGTCAGCGGAACAACATCTCCAAGTTGAATATTTCCGGGTCGGTCAGCTATAACACCTATTGGAAGGTCTTGCCTTCTGCCGGATATGAAGCCGGAAGCGATACCTACGTCTATATTTCTGGAAGCAGGAAAATATATCAAATAAACTATAGCAGCTGGTCTGAATCTGAGCCTCGTTCTGTCGACGGTGAAGTCAGGTGTGAAAAATATGATTACTTTGACTACACAGCACGCCGCTGGATGCATTGTGACCACAGGGACAGCTTTGAGGAAGAATACTATGATTATGATGCCGGTGACTGGTATACCCGCACGATTGCCGGTTCCACCACACGTACGGAAATCCCCGCCCCTGCAGGCTATACCGCGCAGCAGGTAACAGATACCATCTATTCAGGCTCCAACATTGCCTACCTCGACTGCTCAAACAACAGCCCGATGACCTCGCTGACCCTGCCCGGTGCAAGCAATCTCAAGACCCTCTACTGCTACAACAACAACAATCTCGATGCGCTCGATGTTACCGCTTGCACAAGTCTTCAGCGCCTGTACATGTCGCACACGAAAATACCTGCAATCGACCTGAGCAATTGTAAAGATTTAAGAGTTCTTTACGCCAAGAACAGGATCGGCGAACCGGGCTTTGCAAACTGGAACCACGGCCTGACCTCTCTCGACTGCTCCGGCCTGACCAATCTGCAAACCGTGCTCCTCTCCCGCAACAAGATAACCTCACTCGATATGTCCGGGTGCTCCTCTTTGCGGACCCTCACCTGCGACAACCAGGGCGGTGGTAATGATAATGACAGCCGCCTGCTCGAAACGCTCAACCTCACAGGCTGCAGCAACCTCACCTCGCTCGACTGCCAGAACAATGCACTGACGTCTCTGGACTTGAGTACCTGTACGAGACTTCTTCCTAATCGCGTAAAAGGCTATGTACAAAGAGCCATAAAGGACGTGGTGGTGCTCGACCGCGACAAGATCTGCATCGAACTGCCCAACGGCGTAACGCCCACAGTCGCATACAACGGCACAATCAGCGACATCAATATGGACAACTACTTCGGCACGTGGGCCGCCAGCGGCTACGACAAGACCCGCAACAAGGTTGTAAGGCGCGAGGGCAAGACCTACCTTGTGCTCTACGACATCGGCGACGATGCCCGTGGCGGCACACAGACAAAATACGACGTTGACTACTATGGCAGGATACTCAAGTACCAGTACGCCCTTGCAGGCGACAACTGGGACGAGACGCTCGGCGGCAGCCTTGCCAACAGCAAGAAGAACGACAACGTGACCGTAACGATCTATCCCTATGTGATGTACGTGAACCCTTTGAGTAAGGACGTACATTCGACAGAGGTTACCCAGCAGGGCAAGGCCCCCTTCTACTCGGGTACCATCTATCTGGACTACGATGCCATAGTACCTGCCGGTGCCACGGCATACATCGCCAAGAAAATAAACATCAATAAGGAACTGATCTACAGCACGGCAGGCGGCGGTCATGAGAAGGTTACTGCCGACCAGCTCGAACTTGTTCCCCTCGTAGCCGGCGAAGGCGCCTCTGAGGTGGTCATTCCTGCCCTTACTCCTGTATATATCAAGAGCGACACCGAGTTCGGCCTGTTCTCCTTCGACCGCAACAACCACGGTGGCGTGGAACAGGCTCTCGGCTATGCCCAGGATGGCAGCGACCTGATACAGGACAACATCTTCAGGGGTGTCCTCCAAGACTCTACCATAACGAAATACAGCGTGCTGTCTCTTGGCCGCGGCCGCCCCAAAGGCAGTGATGATAATGGTTATACTACAGAGTCGCGCATCGGTTTCTGGCCCTCCAGCAACACGAAAATTCCCGCCCACCGCGTGTTTATCCCCATGTCGGAACTTGAGAATGCCGGCATAGGCAGTGGCAGCCCCGGCCTGTTGTTCTCCTTCATGGGCAATGACGAGGGCACTACGACCGGCATCCGCCCTGCCCTCATAAACAGGAACGAAGGTTGGTACACCATCAACGGCATTCGCCTGAACGGCCGTCCCACAGAAAAAGGTATTTACATTCATAATGGCAGAAAGGAGGTAATACGATGAAAAAGAAGATATATCAGCGCCCTGCAATCCGCATCATTCCTATGACGACGAGCGAAGTATTGTCATTCAGTTATGACACAGGCGACTTCTTCTCCCGCAAGAAGGAAGCAGACTGGGAAGAGGAAGAAGAAGACAATACTCCCAATCGCTTCGGCTATTGGGACTGACAACAGGAAAGTCCTTTCACAGGAAACGAGTATTTCTCATAAATACTATATAAATATTTTTTAGAGTTATGTTTTTTTCCGGGAATTATTCAGAGGATTCCCGTCAGGAAGAACGGCGCTGTGAAGCGCTGTTCTTTTTGAGTTGAAAGCGGACAGTCAGAACCAATAATCAGATATTAAAGAAATCGCCTAAAGGCGAGAAATCCTGCAAATCTTTTCAAATCATACAAATAATCGTATGAAAATTAACTTGTTAGATTTGGGCAGATTTGTGTGATTTCTGCGCGACAGCGCACTCCGTTCGTTTGGATACAAGTAGTGCCCTGCGGGCAGAAATTAAATATAATAGATTCAAAATCTTAGAAAATCATGGAAATACATGGTAATTCGTGTAGAAAACCATCGGCAATCCACGTCCTTTGCGTTCTAAAACAACGATGTAAACAGGGTTTGATGCTGTTTTCTTAAAAATTTTACCGGACACCAATAAAAAAACTCAACTTTAATAACCCCAAAAAACGATTTTTTCAAACTTTTAGACTAATATTGCACTTGCTATTTGGATCTGCCAAAGAACATGTTCACTTTTTTCCAGACATTATACGATTTATTCAGCAGCGGAAACTTCCATTGGTTTGTTTTATTCTATTTTGTAATCATAATCCGATGGTTGGTTGTTTCGTGCTTTGCTGCCGGATACAAGCCATATACATGCAGCAGCGGCAAATTCTTTACGACAGTAATCATTCCTGTCGTGGATGAGCCTGTCAGTCTGTTCAGGAACGTTCTTCAGAGAATACTCTCGCAGCAGCCCGACGAAATTATCATTGTGATAAACGGTCCGGAAAATCCGGAACTCCTTTCCGTTGCAGAGGCTGTTGGTCTTGAAGCCCGGAAATCAGGCAAGCGCACCGACCTGAAGACCTATTATACGCCTGTGGCAGGGAAAAGGAATGCCATCAGAATAGGCGTGGAAAATGCTTCGTTGCAGAGCGACGTTACCTTGCTTGTTGACAGTGATGTGCTATGGACTGAAAATGTACTGAAGAACATTCTCATGCCGTTTGCAGAAGATCCCCTCGTTGGCGGCGTAACGACACGGCAGAAGATTCTCGACCCGAAGAGAAACTTCATTACCCGCATTGCAGCGATTCTCGAAGACATCCGGGCAGAGGGCACAATGAGAGCAATGAGTTCCAACGGAAAGGTGGGTTGCCTCCCGGGACGGACCATAGCATTCAGGACATCGATACTTCGCGACAGCATGGACGAATTCATGACGGAAAAGTTCATGGGAATACACAAGGAGGTCTCTGACGACCGCAGCCTCACCAACATTACGCTCAGGCGTGGCTTCAAAACCGTCATGCAGGACACGGCACTCGTTTACACGGACTGCCCCACAGAAACCAGGCGATACTTCCGCCAGCAACTCAGATGGGCTGAAGGTTCGCAATACAACAACATCAGGATGATGCCCTGGATGCTCAGGAACGCCAGGCTCATGCTATTCATCTATCTGACGGACATGCTGATGCCGTTCCTGCTGATCAGCACTTATACAAACTGGTTCCTGGGCTTTGTTGCCAGAGCGTCGGGCTACGATTTCGAAACGCTCCCTTTCTCTGTCAATATCTTTCTCCTGTGCGTACTTATCTATGTCGGCTCCGCCATCAGTTTTACGGTAAGAAACATCCGGTTGCTCAGAATTGTCAGATTAAGAAACATTTTGTTTTTTCCTTTCTTAATTCTGTTTCTGTCTGTCTTCATGCTTCCAATAAGAATGACAGGCCTTGCAAGGTGTGCCGACTCGCTGTCCTGGGGAACAAGAAAGACAACAGCATCAGATGCAGAAAACATACAGGAAGACATACCTGGAAAAATGAATGGTTATCAGATACTCATGCGGCTCTTGGTAGTGCTTCTCATGTTGTTTTTCGTTTCATTCAGTTTTTTCATGGAACTGTTCTTCTGAGCGGTACAAATAATTATTGCTGTCCGGTAAACTTATTGTTGTCCGCTAAAACGGGCTGAAAGTCCGTAAAGCCCATAGCCCAGGGCAACGTCCTGGGGGATAAGGTCAATGGCAATGGCGCACTGTAAGTGCAAAAGCAGAAACGAGATTAGCATTTATTTAATAATATGGCTTTTGTCCTTTCAGGACGCAAATACTCATACGTCCATATACCCAAGGCGTTGCCTTGGGCTATGAGCAGTAAGGCTTTCAGCCTAATTCAGAGCACTAAAACGGACGCAACAAAGTCAAAGAGTAAGCCCCCATAGATTACACCACCCATAAAACACCCAAACAGAAAGGCTTATGACTATGTCCATAAAACTTTTACCGGACACCAATAGATTTAAATACGAAAATGTTGAGATTTGCATTTTTTATATTAAATTTGCTTCGTCAACGTTAAACAGTGAATTAGAAAAAGGAAAGGAACGCTGTTTTTATTGACCGAAAAACCTGTAGCATCGAGGTGTCAGCAATGCCTCGGGCATGATGCGCATACTTACGTCAGACCAAGCGGCAACAGTGTCGTTTTGGTCGCAGCGGAGGTGGTGTTGTCAATTTGGTTTGATGAAGAATCTCTTAATTGAAAAAACAGTTTCTGTTAGTAGCATGAAAATAATCCATACTTCAGATTGGTATTTAGGCAGTCGTTTCTTTGGTCATGACCGCAAGAAAGAAATGCTGCATTTTTTCGACTGGCTTCTTGAGGCGATTCGCCTGAGGGTGCCGGACGTATTGGTCGTTTCAGGCAATGTGTTCGATTCCGCCATGCCCGAGGCGTGGGCAGAGGGTGCGTGCCACGACTTCCTGAAGCAGGCAACAGAGACAGTGCCGGGCCTTCAGGTGGTCATCGTGGCTGGTCAGCGCGATTCTGCCGAAGGCTTTGAAGCACGCAGAAAATTCATGGCAGAGCGCAATATCCATGTCAGGGGACTTGTGTCGAAGACAGATAGCGGCAAGCCCGACGTGGACGACCTGATTATCCCGCTCAAAAACCGCGATACGGGGCAGGTGGAGTGTATATGCTTTGCACTGCCCTATCTCAGAGGTAGCGACATGATGCCCGATCGCGGCATGGCAGCCTCCTTGAGGAATTATTATGATGCTTGTCTGAGTCGTATCAGAAGGAGCGAATGGGCAAACGTTCCCTGCATAGCCACGGGTCATTTTTATGCTGCAAACGCCTTTATCGACACGACGGAACATTATGAACGCATCGTGCCCGACGGAAACGGGAAGGTAGATACCAACTCGCTCAGCGACAGTTTCTGTTATATAGCATTGGGAATGGTGGACAAGGCGCAGTGTGTCAACAACCGTCCTGCCGCCTACTATGCCGGTAGTCCCCTGCCGATGACGTTCAGCGAAAAGAAAAACAATTTCGGGGTGAATATAGTAGATGTAAGTATTTCAGGAGGTGTCAATGTCAGTCATCTGGACTATACACCGCTCAGAAACCTGCTGACAGTGCCGCAGAACGGTGAAATCTCGCCCGACCGCATGCGATACGAACTCGACAAGTTGCCGGAGCGCCAGGCTGGCGAAAGTGATGCCAAATGGCCCTACATAGAAATGAAAGTGATGGAACATTCAGAGCCGGAACTTATCAACGAAGTGATGAAGAAAATGGAGACAAAAGCCGTGCGCTTCTGTCGTATAACTGCCACTCACCGACCTGCCAACCGACAGGAGGACGCTTCGCAACTCGAGCGATTGCGCACCATCACACCGCTCGAAATGGCACAACGCATCTATAGGGAAGAAAAAGACGAATATATGCCCGCAGAAGTGGAAAAGCGATTCAGGGAACTTGATTATTAGGGAATTCAACTTTATGAAGTTATCGACGATACCACCATGCGGGATGTAAATGACCATCTGTCGTACAAAACATACGTCATTAACTTCGCTAACTTCTCTAACTTCGTTAACTTCAAACAAAAGGAACTTACGAAATTTGAATTAGGGAACATAATTACGACGATTAGCCAATTACGACAATGAAGATAGAAAAAATAACAATAAACAATCTGGGACACCTGAAAGGCGAGTTTGTTTTCGACCTGACGTCTGAGCCTTTTGCCTCGGCAAGCACTTTTGTCGTAACGGGAGAGCCCGAGGGTAAGCAGTCGTTGCTCGCCATGGCGCTCAGCCTTTCGCTTTATGGGAAAGCACCGGGTTTCGACAAAACGGCAAGCGTTGAGCCTAACACCACTACGGCATTCAAGAAAGATGCCGTAGTGCCTACCTCCGACCCTCGAAGCCTGCTCTATAACGGCGAAAAGGAAGGCGGTTGCTCCGTCGTGTTCAGCCTGCCCGATGGCAGACGCTTCGAGGCAGGATGGATGGTCAAGCAGAGCCAGGTAGGGGTGTATGGCAATTCCTACCAGGCATTCCGGCAAATCTATCCACGCATGCAGGAGTATGCAGCATCGGACGTGCAGGAGGCAGTTCTCACCGAGGTGGGGCTCAGTTATGAGCAGTTTATCAGCACAGTGTTGCTGTCCCAGCGCAAGTTCGAGGAGTTTCTTCTCTCAACCTCAGAAGACCGTCCCGTGTTGCTCGAACGGCTGACGGGAACGGCGGTTTATGGCGAAATGTCGAAAACCATTCACGAGAGGTGTGAGAAAGCAGAGGCGACAGTGCACGACCATACCGTGCGCATAGAAACGGTGAAAAGCGACTTCATGACGGATGAAACACATGAAAAGACACTCAGGGAGCAGAAAGAACTGCAAACGCAGATAGAAGAGGTTACACAGCGTCGCGATGAAGCAAGGCTGAGCGTGATGTGGATCAATGAATTCGAAGAAGCACAGAACGACCTGTTCCAGAAAACACGACAGAAGGAGGATGCGGAGAAACTGCATAATTCAAGACGTGCAGACGAACACAACCTCGAAATGTTCGACAAGGTGCAACCTGTGCAAATGCTCTACAACGATATACAGAACATGCGCCGCACCACCGCTAACACACGCGAGCAGATAGATCAGGCTAATCGTGAACTCGTGGCTGCATCGCAACGCCAGCAGACAGCACGCAAGGACTATGAACGTGCCGTGGAGAGAAGAGAAGAAGCCGTGCGACAACTTGAGGCACAAAAGGAAACCATCGAACAGGGATATGAACTGATGGGCGAAATTAAGACCTCGGCACAAAACATAGAACGGCAGCAGAACGTGGTAACTGACTGTGAACGCGTGCTGAAAGGACGCGGCGATTCGTGCTCAGAAAAAGAACGGCAGTTGCACGATCTGGAAGATAAGCACAGCAACGATAAATTCCACAGGCAGACCCTCGTGGCGCATCACCGGATGTTTGAGAATTTCAGCATAGTGAAAGACCGTCTCAACGATTTCTCCACAGAAACAGCCAACAAGGAAGAACTCCACAAACGCCTGGAACAGAAAATGATGCAGCAGAGCCAACTGCAGCAGAGCGTGGACAACCTTGAACGCGAAATGCGCGACAGTCAGACAAAGATGACCGCACTTCGTAATGTGATAGATGTGCACAGACAGGCAGTGAGAGGCATCGATGGTCCGGAACTGCAACAGCGGACACTCGAAAGCAAAGAGCGGTTGCAGTTGCTTCTCAGGGCTGAAAAACTGTGGGACCGCATATCAGAAGCAAATGAGGCAATCAGTGCACGGCAGGCTAAGTATAACCGCGACGAGGTGGAGATAGAGCAACTAAGAGGCCTGGTACAGGCAAAGGTGCTTGAAATAAACCGTCTCGCAGAGGAAAACGAACGTAGGCAGCAGGCGTTGGCACTCAGCCAGAGTAAAGACGTGGAAGGGCTGCGGAAACAACTGCAGGAAGGCACTGCATGTCCCATCTGCGGCGCAGCACATCATCCCTACCACACAGAGACAGAGAGTGCCAGCGGAGAATTGATGTCGAGCCTGTCATACGAAGCCAAGGAATCCACGAACAGACTCACACAGCAGGAAGAACAACTGCGTCAACTCGAGATAAAACTTTCCAGGATGGAGACCCAGCACAAGGCAGACATGGAGTACCTCGACGAACGGCGCGCTCATCTGCGCGACGACGTGGAAGAGTGGAAAAACTATACCACACTCGATAATTCGTTTGCTGACAGCACGGCGGGCGTGAACGGACATGCAAGGCAGATTACCATATCGATGCTGATAGACAAGTCGAGAAGGGAAAGCCTGGAATACGGCAAGCAACTCAGGGAATATAACAACCACCAGAACCACATCAACCGACTTAATGAGGAAATATCAGCACTTGATGTAAACCTCAACGAAGGCAAGGAACGGCACAGCACTTTCAAGAGCGAATACCTCATAGTGCAGGCCACGGTGGAAGACCTGAGGAGGGCAGTGGAACTCAGCGACCGAAAGTACCACCAACTCTATCACGACCTCAACGAACTGATTACCCTGCCCAACTGGCTTGACGAATGGAAAAAGAATGCTGAGGACTTCGCCCAGCGTCTCAACGGATTGGAGGCAGACTGGCAGCGTGTGAACAACGTCCTGGCAAACAATGATGAGCAAATCATGAATATGCGGGTGGAACTCAACCGACTGCAACTCTCCGAGAGCGAGGCACGCCGGCAACTACAGGAAGCCGACGACCTGCTCAAGCAGGAAGTGAGCAACATGAAGCAAAAAGAGCGCGACTTCAAGAAAGTGTTTGGAGAAGGCGGACCGCAGCAGATGCAGAACGACCTCGAAAGCAATGTGGCGCACAGCAGGAGCGAGGAAGAGAAGGCGCGTCGCCAACTGGACGACAAAACAGCGGAGGTGCAGCGCATCGCAGGCATGAAAGCACAACTCGAAACACTATTGCAAAAGCAGGACAGTACATTGCAAAACCTGCAGTCGAACCTCGACACCTGGATACGCGAATACAACATGACCAATTCACCGCTCCAGATGTCGGAACTGGCATCGCTCTTTGCTGCAGAAAATGATTATATCAAACTGCGCATCAGCATCGACAAGGTGCGCCATGCACATCAAGAGGCAGTGCAGGATCTTGACGCTGCACGCCAGCGGATAGACCGACTGAAGCAGCGTAAGGAGATGCCGCGCACGGGAGGCGATGAGGGCAGGGATATGCTTGAGCAGGAGATAGAAAGACTGACCGTGCAACTCACGCAACTGAACAGGCAGTATCAGGAAGTCAGTTCAATGCTGTTGCGCCACGAGATGTGCCTGAAACGTGTGGAACAACTCACAGACGAACTCAGGCAGGCTGAAGAAGACCATAAATGGTGGCTGCAGATGGACGAAATCCTCGGCAGTGCCGACGGATCAAAGTTCAGAACCTGTGCACAGCAATACATCTTTGATAGCCTCGTGATGTACGCCAACCAGCAACTGAAGATGATGGCACCACGCTACCAACTCAAAGTGGTGGAAGGCCGTCTGATGGCAGAGGTAGTGGACCGCGACAGACTTGACCAACTCCGGCACGTGGCAGCACTCAGTAGCGGGGAAATGTTCGTGGTAACGCTCGCCCTCGCCCTCGCCCTCTCCACACTCTCCGCACACCATCTCGCCATAGGCACATTGTTCGTGCAATCCGACTTCGGCAACCTCGACATTTGCAGCCGAAATCTTGTCCTTGATGCACTGTGCAACCTCCAAAGCGTGCAAGGCAGAAAAATCGGTGTCATCACACAGTCGGAAGCCATCGCCTCGCAAATCACACCGCAGGTAAGGGTGCTGAAATAACTTTCACAAAGGTCACAGCAATAAAATCTCCCACGCAATTATTTGCGTGGGAGATTTACTTTTTTTATGCTTGCTAAACCACCATTTCTGATGATTTCGCATGACCTACTGAATTATCTCCAGCCCACCCATAAATCTTCGTCCTGTTTGGGGGCGAAATCGAAACCGTCTTGATTGTCGTCGTCGATGCCTTCGCCGGTGTTGTCCTTGGGTATGGTCGTGGCAATCACGCTTTCATGGCGCATGTCGTATGTCGCTGTAGCGGGAGTGATATAAGTCTTTTTCATTGTCTTTGTTTTGTTTTTTGTGGAATTTTCCGGTTTCCCGGAAATTCCGGTGTTGCCGGAACTTCCGGAAAATCCGGTTTGTTTTACTTAATCACTTTCTTGCCGTTGATGATGTAAACGCCCTTCTCAGCCTTGTTCACGCGGCGACCCTGGAGGTCGTATATGGCTGCGTTCCGGCTGTCTGCGTTCACGCCGCTGATGCCCGTCACGTCTTCACCGAGACCGCCGAAGATGGCTTCAAGTCCGCGTGTAGGTGTGCCTGCGGGCAGGTATGAGCGGTTGGCTGGTATCGTGAGTCCCTCGCCGTTGATGGGCCAGAACTTGGCTTCTGCTTCACCCTTCTTGTATGCGATGATGAAACCACCGTTTACTGTTGAGCCATCGCCGGCTACGAGCATGTTGCCCGCGGGTACGTCAACTGTTCCGGAAACCGGGAGGAGAGGTACAACCTTGCCTTTTTCACCGCAAATGACATAGCCCTCGCCACCTGCCACTTCTCTCGAGTCAATAGTGTTGCACTGAGCACCTCCTGCTGATTCGCTAGAGATGGTGTAAACACGGATGTAGAGCGGGAGTTGCGCATCAGTTGGATGAGCAAATCCTTGCATCACTTCATCGCCGTCATACACACCTTCAGGAGCAATGAGCGTGAATTCCTCGATGACCACAGGCATGAGACGCCATTTTGAGGCTTCGTGTGATGTATTCCACGTTGTGAGGGAACCGTCAGTGCCATTCCCGTTCCTATGCCCCTCGGCGTGGAGCGCACCATAGTAGCTGTTGGAGCCGTTGCCAAGTACCA
Encoded here:
- a CDS encoding glycosyltransferase family 2 protein, with the translated sequence MFTFFQTLYDLFSSGNFHWFVLFYFVIIIRWLVVSCFAAGYKPYTCSSGKFFTTVIIPVVDEPVSLFRNVLQRILSQQPDEIIIVINGPENPELLSVAEAVGLEARKSGKRTDLKTYYTPVAGKRNAIRIGVENASLQSDVTLLVDSDVLWTENVLKNILMPFAEDPLVGGVTTRQKILDPKRNFITRIAAILEDIRAEGTMRAMSSNGKVGCLPGRTIAFRTSILRDSMDEFMTEKFMGIHKEVSDDRSLTNITLRRGFKTVMQDTALVYTDCPTETRRYFRQQLRWAEGSQYNNIRMMPWMLRNARLMLFIYLTDMLMPFLLISTYTNWFLGFVARASGYDFETLPFSVNIFLLCVLIYVGSAISFTVRNIRLLRIVRLRNILFFPFLILFLSVFMLPIRMTGLARCADSLSWGTRKTTASDAENIQEDIPGKMNGYQILMRLLVVLLMLFFVSFSFFMELFF
- a CDS encoding leucine-rich repeat domain-containing protein, whose amino-acid sequence is MKIVDAEDANYYKMELSNSNLDEFKTGCFGVLRCQNNNITELRVTGSNGLYASGNGNDKFSDGGRLFYNGEDGNSVDSLTMDGSMVVVMDCSNLGLTNATLDIKKASYLEFLNVSYNNIDSLDLSNCPSIKEVYCQDNGMTSLTTNAPTLRHLECQRNNISKLNISGSVSYNTYWKVLPSAGYEAGSDTYVYISGSRKIYQINYSSWSESEPRSVDGEVRCEKYDYFDYTARRWMHCDHRDSFEEEYYDYDAGDWYTRTIAGSTTRTEIPAPAGYTAQQVTDTIYSGSNIAYLDCSNNSPMTSLTLPGASNLKTLYCYNNNNLDALDVTACTSLQRLYMSHTKIPAIDLSNCKDLRVLYAKNRIGEPGFANWNHGLTSLDCSGLTNLQTVLLSRNKITSLDMSGCSSLRTLTCDNQGGGNDNDSRLLETLNLTGCSNLTSLDCQNNALTSLDLSTCTRLLPNRVKGYVQRAIKDVVVLDRDKICIELPNGVTPTVAYNGTISDINMDNYFGTWAASGYDKTRNKVVRREGKTYLVLYDIGDDARGGTQTKYDVDYYGRILKYQYALAGDNWDETLGGSLANSKKNDNVTVTIYPYVMYVNPLSKDVHSTEVTQQGKAPFYSGTIYLDYDAIVPAGATAYIAKKININKELIYSTAGGGHEKVTADQLELVPLVAGEGASEVVIPALTPVYIKSDTEFGLFSFDRNNHGGVEQALGYAQDGSDLIQDNIFRGVLQDSTITKYSVLSLGRGRPKGSDDNGYTTESRIGFWPSSNTKIPAHRVFIPMSELENAGIGSGSPGLLFSFMGNDEGTTTGIRPALINRNEGWYTINGIRLNGRPTEKGIYIHNGRKEVIR
- a CDS encoding exonuclease SbcCD subunit D, encoding MKIIHTSDWYLGSRFFGHDRKKEMLHFFDWLLEAIRLRVPDVLVVSGNVFDSAMPEAWAEGACHDFLKQATETVPGLQVVIVAGQRDSAEGFEARRKFMAERNIHVRGLVSKTDSGKPDVDDLIIPLKNRDTGQVECICFALPYLRGSDMMPDRGMAASLRNYYDACLSRIRRSEWANVPCIATGHFYAANAFIDTTEHYERIVPDGNGKVDTNSLSDSFCYIALGMVDKAQCVNNRPAAYYAGSPLPMTFSEKKNNFGVNIVDVSISGGVNVSHLDYTPLRNLLTVPQNGEISPDRMRYELDKLPERQAGESDAKWPYIEMKVMEHSEPELINEVMKKMETKAVRFCRITATHRPANRQEDASQLERLRTITPLEMAQRIYREEKDEYMPAEVEKRFRELDY